A part of Rhodamnia argentea isolate NSW1041297 chromosome 8, ASM2092103v1, whole genome shotgun sequence genomic DNA contains:
- the LOC115745350 gene encoding UPF0481 protein At3g47200-like: MRHSTVEICGTCENSGSMDPSPPPDPNETNWIVQVEESLKSKTSDDQRRWNKRSIYRIPARITDLKSEAYRPQVVSFGPYHHGDEHLLPMEEHKRRSLVHFLKRSGKPFKPFLESLKEVLGDLKASYDALDPMWKKDSEGAAGRFLQLMITDGCFMLEILRFANSEVDDYAPNDPIFSNHGRLYILPNIWRDMLLLENQLPLLVLERLVAVCNGKKEEEYINRLILNFWRASENNPSTGKCLHVLDVFRKKRVQLNPDQVVSMGNLNNACMGTSLDVSEKSLPMESKENKEWKSNASVETIPPATELREHGIQFKQSETNSLKEISFASGVLRLPVIVVDDDTESMFLNLIAFERFHVEAGTEVTSYICFMDNLIDKERDFALLRKKGIIRNYMESDEAAAKLFNLLAKDVMLDPGSRLHDMIKKVKEYCKERRHKWRASLMHTHFRNPWVILSLIAAFLLFGLTIIQTIYTVLG, encoded by the exons ATGAGACACTCCACAGTAGAAATTTGTGGAACTTGTGAAAATAGCGGAAGCATGGATCCTTCGCCGCCACCAGACCCAAACGAGACCAACTGGATCGTCCAAGTCGAGGAGAGCCTCAAGAGCAAGACCTCCGATGACCAACGGCGCTGGAACAAGCGGTCCATCTACAGGATCCCTGCCCGCATCACCGACCTCAAAAGCGAGGCCTACCGGCCGCAGGTTGTCTCCTTCGGTCCCTACCACCACGGCGATGAACACCTCCTCCCCATGGAGGAACACAAGCGCCGCTCGCTTGTCCACTTCCTCAAGCGGTCCGGGAAGCCCTTCAAGCCCTTCCTCGAGTCCCTAAAGGAGGTGCTGGGGGACCTCAAGGCAAGCTACGATGCGCTGGACCCGATGTGGAAGAAGGACAGCGAGGGCGCGGCAGGCCGGTTCCTGCAGCTGATGATCACTGATGGCTGCTTCATGCTCGAGATCCTGAGGTTCGCAAATTCGGAGGTGGACGACTATGCGCCCAACGACCCCATCTTTAGCAATCACGGGAGGCTTTACATACTTCCAAACATTTGGCGGGACATGCTGCTGCTGGAGAATCAGCTTCCTCTGCTAGTACTGGAACGGCTGGTCGCCGTCTGTAATGGCAAGAAG GAGGAAGAATACATCAACAGGCTCATCCTTAACTTCTGGAGAGCCAGCGAGAACAATCCAAGCACAGGAAAATGCCTGCACGTCCTGGACGTCTTCAGGAAGAAGCGGGTCCAGCTCAATCCGGACCAAGTGGTGAGCATGGGCAACCTGAACAATGCGTGCATGGGAACAAGCCTGGACGTCTCCGAGAAGAGCCTGCCGATGGAGTCCAAAGAGAACAAAGAGTGGAAGAGCAACGCCAGCGTGGAGACAATCCCACCAGCCACCGAGCTCCGTGAGCACGGGATCCAGTTCAAGCAAAGCGAAACCAACAGCCTCAAGGAGATCTCCTTTGCCAGCGGGGTCCTGAGGCTCCCCGTGATCGTGGTAGACGACGACACCGAGTCCATGTTCCTCAACCTCATTGCGTTTGAGCGCTTCCACGTCGAGGCTGGGACCGAGGTCACGTCCTACATCTGCTTCATGGACAACCTCATCGATAAGGAGCGGGACTTTGCTCTGCTCCGCAAGAAGGGTATCATCAGGAATTACATGGAGAGCGACGAGGCGGCAGCCAAGCTGTTCAACTTGCTGGCCAAGGACGTGATGCTCGACCCGGGCAGCAGGCTCCATGACATGATCAAGAAGGTCAAAGAATACTGCAAGGAGAGGAGGCACAAGTGGAGGGCCAGTCTCATGCACACCCACTTCAGGAATCCTTGGGTTATATTGTCTCTCATTGCCGCCTTCCTCCTCTTCGGGCTTACCATAATTCAGACCATATATACCGTGCTCGGCTAG